CCTACTTTATTATATTACCCATTATAAATGAAATCGACTTGAAAAGAAATCCTAAACGTAAACATGGCATCACAATTCAACTATTACAAATGCGAATAAAAAAACCAACGCATGCATCACGCTGGTCTTTTATCTATTTGCTTGTCGATAATTCATGTAATACGGATAGTTCTTTCTCGAGTGTGCTAAGTAAGCTCTTGCCTTCTGCTTGATCAATTAAACCCAGTCTTACAGCAAAGTTTATCTCACGTGATAACCCATACATTTGTGTATCCAAGACTTCTTCGTATGCTGGACATTGAGGTAAAGTTAAGTTATCCATCTGCACTTTAATTAACTGTAAAATTCTTTTCGCATCTTCTTTAAGAAGAGTGATTGCCTCTTCTCTGTGATCTATTTGCTCTTTTGTCATCACAGAACCCCCATTCAAAGCACACCAGTATGCGCTTAATTAATCTATTTCACTAAAACTATAATATTGCGAATTTTATCCTCTTAAGTATATCACAATTTTTTCGCCTTGTAACCTGATATCCTAACATTTTTTAAGATAGCCACATGACAGTCATTAGATACATGAAAACGAGGAAACATAGGCTCAGCGGGATAGAAAAATAGATAATAATCATGTCAAAAAACTGAAAATGCCTCTTGAACGATCTGAAAAAGGCAATCATCGTCATGATAACGTAACCAATAATCAGAACAAACGCAATGCCAAACGCCAAGTAAAAATTATCAAACCAATAAACCGCTTGCTGAACAAATACCAACGCTAAAAAAGCTACTACTGATGCCAATAATGTAAGTACCATCTCTTTATGTCCCGCTTTTTTCTCTCTCACCATTTCTAAAACCTCCCGTAGATATACCAATGTTTATCTTTCATTTTTTTCATGCTATAATAAAATCACGAGGTGAACGCAATGAAGGCACAATGTATTTTATGTGAAACAATTGATGAACTAGATGATAGGAAATTTAAAACGAAACAACTACGCAATAAGCCCATTCGAATGTATCTTTGCCCTGAATGTGAAGGTCGTATTGCTGAAAAAACGGTAGCTCGAATCAATTCTGGTAAGTTTGAATACCATAAACCAAAAACAAAAAGTTTCATCGAAAAACCGGCTAAATTGTGATTTAGCCGGTTTTTCCTATTCGGTGATAATAAAATCTAAATCAATCGCCTTGTTTGTTTTCGTTTGTAACGGCTTTTCTGCAAAGTCATTTGGGTTTGGAACGACTAATTTTGTTAAGTGTACAAGTGTGTAGTAATTCTCTTTATTTAGCATATACGTTATCGCACCTTCTCGTTTTGATTTGGCTGGGAAGGTCGTTTGTGATGCTGTAGAACCTGATAATTGATAGGCTGTTGGCACGAAGTTTTCTAAGCTAGCCCCTTTGGAAACGCCACCGCCGTTAATTTGAATTCGTTCTGCTAAATAATTGATGTTGCTCGTTGTCGTATTTTCGATAATGACATCTGCTGTTACAACGAAGCCATCCTGATTCGCTAAATATGATTCTGGGCTGTATGGATCCATTTTCTTGTTAGCGCCTGTGACACTTTCCACTTTGTATTGTTTCACGGTTACTTTCAGCGGGCCAAAATCGGCTGTTTGAGGTTGCGTATTCAAATTAATGAGTGCCACTGTTCCGCCTGTTTTCGGTGCAACTGCTGATTGTTTAAAGCCTTCTGGCGTCAAAGAAAACCCTGC
The sequence above is drawn from the Listeria weihenstephanensis genome and encodes:
- a CDS encoding YlaI family protein; protein product: MKAQCILCETIDELDDRKFKTKQLRNKPIRMYLCPECEGRIAEKTVARINSGKFEYHKPKTKSFIEKPAKL
- a CDS encoding YlaN family protein → MTKEQIDHREEAITLLKEDAKRILQLIKVQMDNLTLPQCPAYEEVLDTQMYGLSREINFAVRLGLIDQAEGKSLLSTLEKELSVLHELSTSK
- a CDS encoding DUF5068 domain-containing protein, which produces MKKLLMVGTMSVMMLGLAACGSEADSKSAESDKATPTTEEKQVQKEEVKQEAKQDVNSDDSTTKKEDIAKDEEATKNTETTTDAPDTKKETVTVKPKTETPKTEEKTTVEQKPAATTTAGFSLTPEGFKQSAVAPKTGGTVALINLNTQPQTADFGPLKVTVKQYKVESVTGANKKMDPYSPESYLANQDGFVVTADVIIENTTTSNINYLAERIQINGGGVSKGASLENFVPTAYQLSGSTASQTTFPAKSKREGAITYMLNKENYYTLVHLTKLVVPNPNDFAEKPLQTKTNKAIDLDFIITE